The genomic DNA ACAGGGTAAGAGCTGATCCCTCACCCAGTCGGCATCAGAGTGGCTGTAGGAGATGAAGGCATGATATGTGAAACTTCCTGCTTCCCCTGCTGCCTTCTCCTTGTGAGCTCTGTATTTGGCCCTGATGATCTGAAAGGTCGCTTTGGTGTACCACGGCAGGTCAAACATGTAGCACATAAGCATCAGTATGAAGATCACCAGCGCTGTGGTGGCAACGCAGATGATGATCACAAGTCTGATGTCGCACGCCACTCGACTTGGTAGGTATTTGGAAACGACCTTGTTTAGGAAGGCCTCCGGGTAGTAGCACTTGTAGTTCTCCGGCCAGTCTGTGAGGTTGATCTTTCCTTTGGTTGTCGTATACTCGACGAAGGCATGAAGCTCACAGGTGCAATGGAAAGGGTTGTTCCCCGCTCTCAGGCGAGACAATCGGGGCATGTCCCTGAAGGATGCTTTGCTGATGACGCCAAACGAGTTCCCGTCCAAAGCTAGCGACTGCAGCGATGGACTTCTCCACTGAAAGGGGATGAACTTGATTTTGTTCCCACTAAGGAGCAGCTCTTTCAGGCTGTTGGCTTTCTCAAAGTACGTCATGTCCAGCTGGTCCAGGTCGCAATGAGACAGGTCCAAGTATTGCACCGTGGTGGGCAGACAACGCAGGGACTCACTTTCAAACCGGTTGTGGTGAGCGATGAACCGAGTTATACTCTTCTGCCAGACGCAGTCTCGACTTTTTCCAGCAGCTCCCAGTCTGTTGTTGCTAACGTCCaactcctgcagctgctggaacTCCCTCGTTAGAGACGACAGGTCTCTTAAGCTGGTCAGGTCATTGGTgctcagtgtgaatgtgtgcaggTTCGGCATGGCGCCCTTGTATTGACAGCGTTGGTTAAAGATGTAGTTGTCCTGTAGTCGATTGTTGGAGACGTCCAGAATCTCAACAGCCGACATCTCCGCCCAGGCGTCGCACGGCACAGAGTTGAAGTTCACATACTGAATAGACAGGTGCTTGATTTTGTTGAACCAGGTGAAGCGCCAGTCGAAGCGCAGCACATCCGGGTTGCTGATATACCTACAAGAAAAAGAGATGACATTTTAGAGATAAAGGGAGAGACATGTTGACATCAGACATgagacatcagacatgttgttgCGGGAGCCgggaccttccggttgagagacgaatCAAACATCCCCTAAGGTACTGTATTTCCCTAAAACTTTCCCTAAAATGAGAAGCTACTCACCAAAGATCCAGCTCATCCAGAGCTAGATCCGTGATACTGGAGTCTCCTCCACTATCGATGAACGTGGGTGAGCGGGCGAAGTCGATGTACTGAAGTCTCAGATTTCTGATGGAGGCGACCTCTAGGTTCATCAACGCCATACGCAGGAGATTCTCATTGAATTTCCCTCTGTGGAAGACGAGCTGCTGGGACGTGACGTATCTTAAACCCTGGAAAATGTCGTCCGTTCCCATGTAGTACGTGAACTCAAACAGGTTTCGGAACTGGATGACGCTGAAGGTCTTGTTGGCGAGGTCACGCAGCATGTGATGCAAAGCGTCAGGCCGTTGATCTAAGGCCATGTCAAAGCCCATCTGCAGCGTCTGGACGACCTCTAAACTCCCGGGCTCGTAGTAACTCAGGTTAGAGGAGCATTTGATTGCAAAGCCGTGCAAACGCATGTTTTTCAGGGGCTGGAAATCGGCTTTCTTTAGACCCATCACCAAAGGGCCGCCCATCGACAAAACTTTGAGATGGACCAATTTGGAGAACCTCTCATCCAGAGTGGCGTGTTCATAAAGGTTATTCGACATCATGAGCTGTTTCAGATTTAGAAGCGGAGTCAGGGCGGTGGCAGGGATTTCCTGCAGGGAGTTATTAAAGATGTCAAGATGCTCCAgcagcttgttgtttttaaaggcttCACTGTCGATGTGGGAAATGTTATTAAACTTCAGCAGGAGGACACGAAGCCGAGGGAGGCGGAGGAAGTCGTCGGCGAGGACAGCTTGGAGCTTATTGGAGGAGAGGTCGATCTCTTCCAGCGTGGGTGGAAATTGTGTCCACGGGACACTTTCCAGCTGTCGACCCAGACAGTCTGCAGAGCGGCCGGAGTTGTAGATGCGACAGGGTCCTTCCACGGCGGTGGTGTTAGGGCGTGAGGGTGGAGTCGGGGATGTGAGTGCTCCAGGAAGCAGGGCGGTAAGAAAGATCCATTTCCAAATCATTGTGGcaaactgtaaaacaaagagacaaggaaaggtcaaaggttaaaatTAACTCAACTCTTTAatcaaatacttaatgaaagcCATATTCACCAGATAAACATCTAATTTCTTGATATTGGCCTAACTGACCCCTCAATGACCTGTGAGTTTTGattcctgtatttgatcatgtctataaacccctctatttcagccctgctcagaaaaggctgtttctgtgtctgtacctttaaatatgtaaatgagctgtgtctgaccacgccccctctctggaagggcttgggtgtactcgggctttctcgttccatgtcctattgtctacagtgagaaggcagactcagagggcagaacaaacacctagctgtgagagtgtcacccacctgggggaggggctactaccctttgtgatgtcacaaaggggaaaatctccaaacggcctgtttgagcacacattttctgaaaagtgcagcaggcagaagacggagaggatggacttttttcatcattggggggattgtagacagactagggacacatatacGATTCACTTCATTGTCCCCTTGAGGAGATTTGTCTTGGATTcacagtgctgccaaacattcagcagcTTCCACACCTTTAAACTCCAGCGATGCTCAAgattatcatttaaaaatgacatcaacAGCAAAAATACCACAGTCATTTGGTCTAGtttagttttgcatttttttttcatagcgcCCGCTCCTCAACCTTTATCTACACCGCCGCTCCGAGCCTGCTCAATGTGTGTGGCCTCATGTGGAGGAGCCGTCCAGCTTTATAGACCCTGTTAGACAAACAGCGAGCTCAGTATATCATAGGTCATCATGCCAACAATCAAAATAAACCCGAGCAGGCGATCaataacattttcctttttataaagTATGAGAACTGAATGGTACAACTTGAcgacagctgcagaaacacaaaaacagagattCAGAAAGGAGTTTTGTTTGTAGATTTTCtgaatagatagatagatactttattgatcccgagggaaattcaaagcatccagtagcaggttacaaagacgtacatgacatgaaacatttgttacaaattaaccacaaaacacgacgcccccctcccatacatatatattaacccgaaaaaaaagatttaaaaaatacccctagatgaatcaaacttaaacctgtgcaattaaaaatagacttatacaagaaatgtacataacatgtgcagggataaaaatatatgtgcaatttaaacaagaacctataaacagttgaggaaaaaaaatctgtaatataaaaaataaaataaaaaagtgttgaccttctgaagttgtgttgttaatatatgtacagcaatgtttaaaaagaagataaaaaaacagacattaaataacaggcagtgcaaacattaaaggtgcaaaTGTTATATTTATGGTAAAGTCAAAGATCAAAAGCAGAGAGCTGTTCAGATACTGAGTTTGATTTCATGATCCAGGGACATGTGAGCCAATGTGATTCTGTATGCAACGTCTTCTGCTCCCCCAACACGGGTTTGATTTGATTGCTTTTGCTATTTCTGCGGAGAGGTCAGGTCAGGATCATCTTCTTTGGGTTAATAAACGTCAGCCTGTGTGTGCAGAGTAGCCGGCGTCTTCCCTCCTTAGTGTATTAAACATCGTCTGGGTGATAATAAAAGCAGCTGGGATGCTTCTTCACCAGAAACCAGAAACACACCTCGGCTATCTAATCTGGTCAACAGTGGACAGCTGTTCCTGGAAACTGACTGCAGATTAAATGAGCATCAATAATATTGACTCAGATAAACTACAAGCAGAGTTGTAAAGAGATGGCGTTCAGCCAAGCGGGCGATAACAGAAGCTTTGGGAATCGATGACATGCTGTCTCTGACGGTTTGAAAAGGTTTCAGGTAGCCAGATCACAGGGGACCCTTCTCGCCCCCCTCCCCAATTCCCTCCAGCTACAGAGCCCCAAAGGCACAGGGAGACACCGCCAAGAAATCCTCTACAGACCATATTTCTATGGCGGCCATGTTCCTGTGACGTCACGCTCAGGCTGTGTAGCTcacagctgatgtgagaacgcagcaggatataatcaggagaatttacctggagcgagtgggaacACCCCGCTCCTGCTTATTAAGATTACGataaagatttacttttattgatccccgcaaagggaaatttcagtttttacactctgtaagtcatgaacacacacacaggctgaaatatacacatgcagaaacaggatcctatggacatgcactaatggagagaagccagagtgctACTGCCGCCCTAAAGCGAGCACTGCGGCAGCTCCAAAAGCGTTTGTTCCTGTTAGTCATTCAGATCACAACATGTAAAAACACCAATACAGGACTTCCACTCTGACCTCTaaagctctgattggtccaggTTCCATGAGAATCAAACGGCCCATAACTAACCTTCGACTACGGGTCACCTCGCTCTGCAGACATTCCAGTCTGGATCCGTCTGAAGGTGCCTCGGGAGAGTCTGAAGGTGCCTCGGGAGAATTCCTCCAGAAGTCAACTAAAGCTGTTCCTGACCTGCATTCGTGGTCAGGAACCACCTTCATGGTTTGGCTTTAACCCGCcttgaccaacacacacaggacgCTCACCAAAggagcctcctcctcctactcctcctgaTGTATCAAAGCATCATTCAGCCCATCCTCTTATACTGTCACAAACTGGGTCCATCTTACATTACCAACACCCTCACCCGACCTCGCAGCATTGATTAGTAAACGCCATCACACGCTTTGCTGACACAATAAAACAGGACATGACGCCCCCCACTGAATCAGCAGCTCACTCCTCGACCCTCCGAGTGAACAAACAGAGCAGGAAGGCTCGCTGATCCCTGAAGCCAGAACTGACCTTAACATCAgccgtatgtgtgtgtgtgtgtgtgtgcgtgtgtgtgtgtgtgtgtgtgtgcgtgtgtgcgtgtgtgttagtgtgtttgtgtgtgataatTAGACGAAGGTGAATCCAGTCAGGGATGTTAATAAAAGACTTGTTTTGAAATCAACGAGCGAACTGAAACATTGCGAAAGGAATGGAGATGCATACCAGAGAAGATGTTGGTTGATAAGCGAGCAGCTCCCACTGTTTAAAAAGCTTCCTGTTCTGAGGCGTTAGCAGAGTCGTCTGTGCTGAACGGGGCCGCGGTCTGAAACGCTGCATCGGGTTCTCTGACGGGATCACTGTGGGCCGCTTCTGTAAGGAGGCATGTTGCAATCACTGATAACACACGTTTATGTTTACAGGGTTTTATGATATGGAGGTTGGTCTAAAACAACTCCACATGGGCTCTTTGTGTACACACTAAACATGATGTGGCTCATTTCCAGGTCAGTGTTACTCACGTGCCGTTTGGCCCACGGCCAGAACTGAGCCGGAAAGACGTCTCGGAAACTCCCTGTGTAGCACGCAAGGAAGGAAAAATATTAGTTTTTTCTTTGAAGCCAAGAGTTCACTAATCCCTGTCATGTTGAAAATCTATTTTCTGGTCATAGTTACAAAGCCGtctttttaaattgtcagaGCAGGTGAACACGCAGGTGCTGCAGTGGAATGAAGGACTCGACAACACTCGAGGAAATGGTTCAGTTTTACTGCAGGGAACACTCCCTTTCCTCTAATGCCATGACATACACAGCTGAACCTGAAGAGGTGATGAAGCGTTTATTTGGTTTCCGTGAAGCTTTGTGTTTGACACGAAACGTTAAAGTGGGACTGAAGCTGAAAACAGACATGCATACAGAATGAAAACATACTTAAACCTTTTGTGTTCATCAATAGAAACTGATCATATGTTCAGGAACACTCGATTGGTCAATGAACACCGGGCATACGCTGTGAATTTACACAGCTGTGGTTTTTAAATATGCATGACATGAGGAAGATACAGGCGGAACGCGTTGTCCGCTATcaataaagtgacagtaaagtcattatcagtgtgcatttttttttttattgtgtgttccTGCAACCGAGTGGCACTCATACTTTTATCTTATCTCTCTtgggggtcagccctatgttcccacatgcCAACCCGGCTTTCCAGAGTTTGCACTGCGCTTCATTCGACTGATCTGACCGGAAGATAGTCACTGcgaggcctctgtgctacttagtttagtttgtttatttaaaaggacagtgtgcacttacattaaatgtttgcaataaacgAAGAGATGGCGACAACTtgaatctgctcaatttatgctcgcgaaaagttccactcgatattgcGTTATTTATGGGAGTTCAGTACTGaatcaacagcaagcagctgtacatttacatttttaaaatggagcCAGGAGAAGTTTCAGTTTTGATGCATTTACAAGAGTATACGGACAGCATAACTTATagctccccccctctctctctctctcctcccctctctctctctctctcctcctctctctccctctcgctctccctcgctgatgtgattctgctctcttttgtaTACTCtgcaggagtcgagagggatttttttttttttttaaaggaagttttGTTAAGTTGATAGGCCTATAGCAGGGGTCTCCAagcttttttcatctgagagctactttcaaaaaatgaaagtggccaagggctacttgcatcaaatcgcttgcatttatttacatagctcagctgaattaagccactgtttgtacatgtgtgaaattgcaataagccaatatcaataatcttaaattcacatcaatgtccgaGGAAACATcagtacttcatacttgtttttatgggccaaatatatgaatagtgggaagaggtgcattaaccgtcgtcagatttttatttttatttttaacacagtcggtcaacgtATAGGcaagctactgaaaacctgcccgtGGGTAGCTCAGTAGCTCCCgggctacctgttggagacccctggcCTACAgtatattttaacatctaccataatggtggttcttggagagccaaatattttcggaggtggtacgcagtctaaaaagtttgagaaccactgaaatacaagattttgtatttttctgatcAGTGTTTTGCTGGGAGGTATTGTTGATCAGTTTTAAAGAGTCATAGAGAGAGTCATAGAGCTCACAGCTCACAGCTCTATGACTACGTCTGATATTTACCCAGCAGTCAATACCCCGACACGTGTTCTTTACTCTGGTTTAACGGCGCTCTGTGTTCATGTGCTGCTCCCAGGTCACCGTGTTCCTCCTCCACATGTGGCTGTGCTCATTTGTCTGTTTAACATCAACTGATCTTGTTGGATTTTGCACTTTGAATGCCATATTCTGCTTTAGTCAGTGCTTctcagctttttaaaatgtgttttgtctttttttttttttttttttgtccttttaatgactgaattgctcccgctgcttcggtggtggtgtatgaatgggatgagttacttctgatggacttactacatagtgatcactaccatcagggtgtgaatgtgtaggtgtgacatacTGTGTAAacgtgctttgagtagtcggaagactagaaaagtgctatacaagctcaagtccatttaccaactGAGTGGAGCTCAgattggaaaaagaaaagcgGAGCTACATTATACATTCACTTTGCAATGTTTTTACTTCAACATGCGTCAATGTTGTTCTGTCGATCACAAAGGACATCACATTTGACTGATGACTTTTCCTGTGAGGCTTGAGAAAGCACAGAGCAGATCTTTGAAAGGAAGTGACGGGGCAAAAAGCAAAAGGCTGAGACGGGTAAATATCTCCAAACATCCTCCCAGCTGTTAAAAGAAACATTGAATTACGAGTAGCAGTCTGTCAAACGTTACAGTCACAGCTGATGTTTTGATTGGTCACAGCAGGAGAAGTTATTAGTCACACCTGTTTCCAAATAGTTTAGAGCCCACTGACTCATGACGCTGACAAATGGAAAATATGACTCGTCATTAAAGCAGT from Labrus mixtus chromosome 11, fLabMix1.1, whole genome shotgun sequence includes the following:
- the tlr18 gene encoding toll-like receptor 18, translating into MQRFRPRPRSAQTTLLTPQNRKLFKQWELLAYQPTSSLFATMIWKWIFLTALLPGALTSPTPPSRPNTTAVEGPCRIYNSGRSADCLGRQLESVPWTQFPPTLEEIDLSSNKLQAVLADDFLRLPRLRVLLLKFNNISHIDSEAFKNNKLLEHLDIFNNSLQEIPATALTPLLNLKQLMMSNNLYEHATLDERFSKLVHLKVLSMGGPLVMGLKKADFQPLKNMRLHGFAIKCSSNLSYYEPGSLEVVQTLQMGFDMALDQRPDALHHMLRDLANKTFSVIQFRNLFEFTYYMGTDDIFQGLRYVTSQQLVFHRGKFNENLLRMALMNLEVASIRNLRLQYIDFARSPTFIDSGGDSSITDLALDELDLWYISNPDVLRFDWRFTWFNKIKHLSIQYVNFNSVPCDAWAEMSAVEILDVSNNRLQDNYIFNQRCQYKGAMPNLHTFTLSTNDLTSLRDLSSLTREFQQLQELDVSNNRLGAAGKSRDCVWQKSITRFIAHHNRFESESLRCLPTTVQYLDLSHCDLDQLDMTYFEKANSLKELLLSGNKIKFIPFQWRSPSLQSLALDGNSFGVISKASFRDMPRLSRLRAGNNPFHCTCELHAFVEYTTTKGKINLTDWPENYKCYYPEAFLNKVVSKYLPSRVACDIRLVIIICVATTALVIFILMLMCYMFDLPWYTKATFQIIRAKYRAHKEKAAGEAGSFTYHAFISYSHSDADWVRDQLLPCLESDKNPYRLCIHERDFMPGRWIIDNIIDNIESSRKVIFVLSRHFVNSEWCNYELYFAQQRAMGKTFNDVILVVKEPLDPSSLPSKYCKLKKMLSTKTYLEWPQQVSQQPFFWAQLKSVLGKPSVTREGRHSVRSIASSVIGSEVVDRKAEEAQLNAEPKNKINKMNNCELSNQIHIPAVVSAAGERSQYNVGAESAGHLPHSSTFQQREFRLQLYDRNMTSKLQQCMIDLITVFHTYSGKEGDKYKLSRGELKTLLQVELAELMAVGISLTPVCAGSPSPIQVTECKDPAALEKILSALDGNKDGEVDFQEFAALADSIMCSQLQSAMEDLIKVFHSYSGKEGDKYKLSKAELKNLLQGELSELFLSASKDPMVVDKIMSDLDENKDGEVEFQEFVVLVAALTVACNEFFIHANSSSISPEG